A genomic window from Glycine soja cultivar W05 chromosome 10, ASM419377v2, whole genome shotgun sequence includes:
- the LOC114369340 gene encoding transcription factor MYB13-like: MVRAPCCEKMGLKKGPWAPEEDQILTSYIDKHGHGNWRALPKQAGLLRCGKSCRLRWINYLRPDIKRGNFTIEEEETIIKLHDMLGNRWSAIAAKLPGRTDNEIKNVWHTNLKKRLLKSDQSKSKPSSKRAIKPKIERSDSNSSIITQSEPDKFNFREMDTITSSACTTSSSDFSSVTVGDSKNIKSEDTESTETMPVIDESFWSEAAIDDETPTMSSSQSLTISNEMRLQYPFANYEETFQQGHHAYDSNFDDGMDFWYDIFTRTNDSIELLEF; this comes from the exons ATGGTGAGAGCTCCTTGTTGTGAAAAGATGGGTTTGAAGAAGGGTCCTTGGGCTCCCGAGGAAGATCAAATCCTCACATCTTACATTGACAAACATGGTCATGGCAATTGGCGTGCCCTCCCAAAGCAAGCAG GCTTGTTAAGGTGTGGGAAAAGCTGTAGACTCCGCTGGATTAACTATTTGAGGCCTGATATTAAAAGAGGGAATTTCAcaattgaagaagaagaaactatCATTAAGCTGCATGACATGCTGGGGAACAG GTGGTCAGCAATTGCAGCCAAATTGCCAGGAAGAACTGACAATGAGATTAAAAATGTTTGGCACACCAATTTGAAGAAGAGGCTGCTGAAATCAGACCAGTCCAAGTCCAAACCAAGTTCCAAAAGAGCCATTAAGCCAAAAATCGAACGTTCTGATTCAAattccagcatcataactcaaTCAGAACCtgacaaatttaatttcagaGAAATGGACACAATAACATCATCAGCATGCACTACTTCTAGTAGTGATTTTTCATCGGTCACGGTTGGCGACAGCAAAAATATCAAGAGTGAAGACACAGAGTCTACGGAAACAATGCCTGTGATTGATGAGAGCTTTTGGTCAGAAGCTGCAATTGATGATGAAACCCCCACCATGTCATCATCACAGTCTTTGACAATCTCAAATGAGATGCGACTTCAATACCCTTTTGCTAACTATGAGGAAACTTTCCAGCAGGGTCATCATGCTTATGATTCAAACTTTGATGATGGCATGGATTTCTGGTATGACATATTTACCAGGACCAATGATTCAATAGAATTGCTAGAGTTCTGA
- the LOC114371782 gene encoding uncharacterized protein LOC114371782 — MARLRLGKKFDPAKKTWKRISNKVQSKVHKLYIPKAIEATFKRLITILHTLPHLIPSRDRRSLSSKKNISSVRIDNLFCHEPSCSCSSSVMNVHAHAHQEERSRGKEVMIDNGIMDTIEDAWKALVAKTNEMQVDQKAEEFISKFREEMRLQKERSLQEFMEMLARGC; from the coding sequence ATGGCTCGTCTAAGGCTAGGAAAGAAGTTTGATCCTGCCAAGAAGACTTGGAAGAGAATCTCCAACAAAGTGCAATCAAAAGTTCACAAACTCTACATTCCGAAAGCCATAGAAGCCACCTTCAAACGCCTCATCACCATCTTGCACACCCTTCCTCACCTCATTCCCTCAAGGGATCGTCGCTCTCTCTCTTCGAAGAAGAACATATCTTCCGTACGCATAGATAACCTCTTTTGTCATGAgccttcttgttcttgttcttcttctgtGATGAATGTGCATGCACATGCACATCAAGAGGAAAGAAGCAGAGGCAAAGAGGTGATGATTGACAATGGTATCATGGATACTATAGAGGATGCATGGAAGGCTTTGGTTGCTAAGACAAACGAGATGCAGGTGGATCAGAAGGCAGAGGAATTCATTTCCAAGTTCCGTGAAGAAATGAGGCTTCAGAAAGAGAGGTCTTTGCAGGAATTTATGGAAATGCTAGCCCGAGGTTGCTga
- the LOC114370362 gene encoding uncharacterized protein LOC114370362, translating into MSRLRLGKKLQPAKKAWKSFFNKVQSKVQKLNIPKAIKATFKRLLASLHSLHHLIPSRARHRRSLASNNYHVHSKKNISVISIDDLFTEPASSSSSSSSVMNVHAHAHHGETSRSKEVKKDLAEGSSDMNTIEDAWKALVAKSPQLQVDQKAEEFISKFRQDMRLQKERSLLEFQEMLARGS; encoded by the coding sequence ATGTCTCGTCTGAGGCTAGGAAAGAAGCTCCAACCTGCTAAGAAGGCTTGGAAGAGCTTCTTCAACAAAGTGCAATCAAAAGTCCAAAAACTCAACATTCCCAAAGCCATCAAAGCCACCTTCAAACGCCTCCTTGCCTCCTTGCACTCCCTTCATCACCTCATACCCTCAAGAGCTCGTCATCGTCGCTCTCTCGCTTCGAATAATTACCATGTTCATAGCAAGAAGAACATATCTGTCATAAGCATAGATGATCTCTTTACTGagcctgcttcttcttcttcttcttcttcttctgtgaTGAATGTGCATGCACATGCACATCATGGGGAAACAAGCAGAAGCAAAGAGGTGAAAAAGGATTTGGCAGAAGGGAGCAGTGATATGAACACTATAGAGGATGCATGGAAGGCTTTGGTTGCTAAGTCACCTCAACTGCAGGTAGATCAGAAGGCAGAGGAATTCATTTCCAAGTTTCGTCAAGATATGAGGCTTCAGAAAGAGAGGTCTTTGCTTGAATTTCAGGAGATGCTAGCCCGAGGTTcctga
- the LOC114370850 gene encoding putative E3 ubiquitin-protein ligase XBAT34 produces MGQGQSKDELLYQQVSYGNAEGIKTLHREGAGLEWRDKDAKTPLIVACMNPRLYNVAKTLIELGANINAFRPGRHGGTPLHHAAKRGFDSIVKLLLLHGANPLVLNDDCLTALEVARAKGHSNVVRTIESHLCLFSGWLCEFHGPGFLEVVAPQLVSKKVWVVVLPVGSRTLAKPYKLELAIYSRLQDAQPRTVIGLWNADLQDPKLHQSDPSVTVVDRITKTRVKLGPASENDKQQLTWFSNACKGIPQVSPAFLQNNVPTGPPTAPPVAEDTELAMAISASLQSAMQERPPFSDTQPSFEASSSSSAVNTGNHGFLGTPNPNTSDSELVQEANPDGNTQHLQSHVNASALDLNPSAPPIANEILADGPIQYPSIDLSPVDMASPDAEKLPKGEKNAGGRGSSCVICLDAPAEGACIPCGHVAGCMSCLNEVKSKKWGCPVCRAKIDQVIKLYHV; encoded by the exons ATGGGGCAAGGGCAATCCAAAGACGAGTTGCTCTATCAGCAAGTCAGTTATGGGAACGCCGAAGGAATCAAAACCCTTCACAGAGAAGGTGCAGGCCTAGAG TGGAGGGACAAAGATGCGAAGACCCCCTTGATTGTTGCTTGTATGAATCCTCGGCTTTATAATGTTGCCAAAACTTTGATAGAACTTGGAGCCAATATCAATGCATTTCGTCCTG GTCGTCATGGTGGGACTCCACTGCATCATGCAGCTAAAAGGGGCTTTGATAGTATTGTTAAGTTACTTCTTTTGCATGGAG CCAATCCTTTAGTCTTGAATGATGATTGTCTAACTGCTCTTGAGGTTGCCAGGGCCAAAGGACACAGCAATGTTGTTCGTACAATTGAG AGTCATCTATGCTTGTTCTCTGGTTGGCTGTGCGAGTTTCATGGACCTGGGTTTCTAGAAGTAGTAGCTCCTCAGTTGGTATCAAAAAAAGT ttgGGTGGTTGTTTTACCAGTTGGCTCCCGTACTCTTGCCAAGCCTTACAAGTTGGAGCTTGCCATATATTCTAGGTTGCAG GACGCACAACCACGTACCGTTATTGGACTGTGGAATGCCGATTTACAAGATCCAAAGCTTCACCAGTCTGATCCGTCAGTGACAGTTGTTGATCGCATTACTA AAACACGCGTTAAACTTGGGCCTGCAAGTGAGAATGACAAGCAACAACTTACATGGTTTTCTAATGCTTGCAAAGGAATTCCACAG GTAAGTCCAGCATTCTTGCAAAATAACGTGCCTACAGGTCCACCCACAGCACCACCAGTTGCAGAAGACACAGAGTTGGCTATGGCCATCAGTGCATCCCTTCAGTCTGCCATGCAGGAGAGGCCACCCTTTTCTGATACACAGCCAAGCTTTGAAGCAAGCTCTTCAAGCAGTGCAGTGAATACAGgcaatcatggttttcttggcaCACCAAATCCTAATACAAGTGATAGTGAGTTGGTACAAGAAGCTAACCCAGATGGCAATACTCAGCACCTCCAAAGCCATGTGAATGCTAGTGCTTTGGACTTGAATCCATCAGCTCCACCAATCGCCAATGAGATTCTGGCAGATGGTCCCATTCAGTATCCATCAATTGATTTAAGCCCTGTTGATATGGCATCTCCAGATGCTGAGAAGCTTcctaaaggagaaaaaaatgccGGTGGAAGGGGTTCATCATGCGTGATATGTTTAGATGCTCCAGCAGAAGGGGCATGCATACCCTGTGGCCATGTTGCTGGATGCATGTCTTGCTTGAACGAGGTGAAATCAAAGAAATGGGGTTGCCCTGTATGTCGAGCTAAGATAGACCAAGTCATAAAGCTATATCATGTTTGA